The Chryseolinea soli nucleotide sequence TATTTTTAGCCTATGTTTAATTCATGATCGCATATACTGAATTTGATGAGTTGACGCTGGAGGATAAGATCAGTACGCTCTATGAAAAAGGCACTTTTGTGATGGCCATTCGCTATTACGGCTATAAAATAAATTTATACTTGCTCGGTAATTTTTACCTCGAAGTATTCATCAATCACAAGTTCTCGCTCATCGAGAAAATAATTCCGCTGGACCGCATGCATTCGCGGATGAAATTCTATTCCGACCAGATCAAATTGCCGAAAGAAGAACTTTAAACGGCAGAACGCCTCGTTTGTTTTCGAATCGCCGGTATTTTTTTGCTCCCTTATTCAAAAAAAATAATTGCCGGTGAATGCACGGCGATGTCACGCAGGCGACATCGTTTTTGTTTTGGATCGAATTTCTTTGAAGAATAAATTCATTCAAAATTATGAAATCATTCATGACCGGTATTTTCCTGATGCTGTTGCTCGCTCCCGCATTTGGACAAGAAGTATTTTCAAAATCAGAAGCGGCTATTCAAGGTTATGATCCTGTTGCCTATTTCAAGGAGGCAAAACCTGTAGAGGGAAAAAAGGAATTCAGCTACACCTGGAAAGAATCGACCTGGCTTTTTTCTTCCGCACAAAATCTTAACGACTTTAAAGCCAACCCCGAAAAGTTCGCGCCACAGTTTGGAGGCTATTGTGCCTATGGCATGTCGCAAGGTCACAAAGCATCAACCTCGCCCGATGCCTGGACCATTATCGATGACAAGCTGTATTTGAACTATAACAAGGACGTGCTGGTGCTTTGGAGAAAAGATCCGGCCGGCTACATCACGAAGGCCAACACGAATTGGCCCACGGTGAAGAAAGAAAAATTCAAGTGAGCCTTCAGATGTGAAAAACCCACTCGGCGTATAGCGGATCGGCGGGATCAAAATCGTTGCGTACAAAAAACGGTCGCGGCAATACTTTCACACTAGAGCATTCCACCAGCATCAGGTTCCGGTATCCGGGACCTGTGCTTTTGGCGCTGTAGCCATATTCCTGCCAGCACACGATCACGATCTTGTTTTGTTTGGTGCGGCAGACACCATAGGGGTGCACGACTCTCGATCCTGTTTCCTTGAACAACTGTATGCTGCATACGCGTTTTGATTGCGCGGCGTCGTATAGTTGCTTGGTGATGACGCCGGCGTCATAGTCAGGTAAAGGCATGGCTATCCGGTTAAATTAAAA carries:
- a CDS encoding YHS domain-containing (seleno)protein, encoding MKSFMTGIFLMLLLAPAFGQEVFSKSEAAIQGYDPVAYFKEAKPVEGKKEFSYTWKESTWLFSSAQNLNDFKANPEKFAPQFGGYCAYGMSQGHKASTSPDAWTIIDDKLYLNYNKDVLVLWRKDPAGYITKANTNWPTVKKEKFK